GTGCTATTCTGATCATTGATGTTGGGAAATACTTCAGACAATTTCTTTCCCACAACGTCCTCAAGATCATCCTTCTGTTCGGGATTAAAGACAGGATTAAACTTCACGGAAAATAAAATATCACCAGAGGTATCAATGATGGTAATCCCGTCTATATACTCCATATCGGTTAAAAAGTCGGTTTTTCCTGTGGTCATTGCTACTACCTCCAAACAATCTGCCAGACGCTCGCGAATCGAAAAAAGTTCTCGATCACACGCCTTGATTTAAAAAAACTCCATGATTCCACGAAATTGAACAACCTCAGCAATCAATATATTACTCATAGAAGCAGTAATCAGTCAAGTAAAATCTATATCTTTCCCGCTAATGCCGCAAATGTTTTCGAGAAATGGCATAAGAGGTACCCAAATCGGGTACCTCTTAGAGATATTATTTCGTGCCATGCTTCCATTATAGATTGGTCTGCCTACCCCCACAACATCTCATCCGTAGGCACCTTGTTGTCCTTCATATAATATCCCACTCTCGAGATATTGATCAAATGTTTGTAGTCCAAATTTTCCGAAATGCTATTGTTCCCCCAGGATCCGCAGCCCAGTGTGTTGGTGGGGGTAAACCCATTGAAAAAACTTCCGCCCGCACTAGTAGCACTGGCTTGGTTGATCACAAATCGACTGACTTCAATATTTTCAGCTGCATATTCAATGTGTTCAACCTGATTGGAATGGATAGCAACGCTATGCCCCTTCCCGTCCTTTTCCAGATTCGCTCTGGCGATTTCAACAGCCTCTTCGAAAGAATCATACCGATACAGCGTCAGCACGGGGCACATTTTCTCTCTGCCCAAAATATCCTCTGTCCCCTCTGCATCAACGATGATGACAGTCCGATCCTTTGGAATTTCAATTCCTGCCAGTTCCCCGATCCTCTGAACCGATTGTCCTACCACACCCTTGTTCATTTCACCGTCCACAAACATGGTATCTCGCAATTTTTCTATGCTTTCATTATCCGAGATATAAAATGCGCCATTCTGAATAAACTCATGAATAATTTCTCCATATGATTCGGCGGGAATGATTGCCGACTGTTCTCCAGAGCAGATGATTCCGTTATCAAAGGTTCTCCCTATAATAATTTTCTTCACGGCATCCTTGTACTCTATCGCTTTATCAATGATGCACTGAACATTGCCCGCTCCTACACCAAGTGCCGGTTTTCCGCTGCGATATGCGGCTTTGACCATGCCCATCCCCCCAGTGGCAATTACCACATCTGCACATTCAATCAGGATTCTCGTATGCTCTCTGGATTGCTGATCCAGCACCTGAATCAGGTTTTTCGGAGCGTTTATCTTCTCCAGATTCTTGTTGATCAGCTCAGCGGTCAGGGAACTTGCTTTCAGCGACCTGTGATGAGGTGTGATTATGATCGAATTTCTCCCCTTCAAGGCAAACATGGCATTGGACATGGGTGTGACGATTGGGTTTGTAGTAGGTGTAATCGCAGCAACAACCCCCATGGGCTTTGCTACTTCTGTGATACCCTTCTCTTCATCTCGATGGATGATTCCAACAGATTTCTTATCTTTCAGATGATTCCAAATCACTTTGGCTTTCATTTGGTTTTTGATAACCTTATCCTCATAGATTCCCATTCCCGTTTCATCCACGGCAATTCTAGCAAGAAGCTCTGCATTATCGTAGACCGTTTTCCCAATGACCTTTACAACTTCATCCACCTGCTCCTGACGATACTTCTCATATTCTTTCTGCGCAGCTCTCGCCCGCTGGAGGTATTCACCGATATATCGTTCACTCTCTGTCATTTTCTTATCCTTCCGTTTCTTATACCGTTCCAGAAATCACGATTTCTCCTATGCAAAGGTTATCTTTTTACTGGCTAAGTCAGTCCTCTTCGGTCGTCTTCTTATGCCATCTTTTTCAGGAAGTATTCATTTTGAATATAATGATAGCCTGCATCATATGCAGCCAGATTCATATCCGCAGCTGATTTATTGAAATTCCCTCTGATAGCGTCTCTGGTTGATTGATATTGCAGCTTGGGCAGCAGCTTTGTTAAAGCGCCCAGCATCACAATGTTCACTGCAAAGGGTTTAAAGCTCGTATCTGCAATCTCAGAGGCAGGAATCTCATAAACCTTTTGTGCATCCTCCGGGTCTACGGTTACCAAAGAACTATTTACCAAAACCACGCCATCCTTCTTCGTCTGCTTTTTATACTGCTCATAGCCGAGCTGATTGAACGCAATGAAAATGTCTGCCTTTTCTACCTTCATATAATCAATTTCTTCATGATCGGAAACAACTACCTCCGCTTTACAGGCGCCGCCTCTCGCCTCCGGACCGTAGCTCTGGGTCTGGGACACATTGCAGCTTTCATTGATTCCATAAACCTTTGCCAAAATAATGGCAGCGGAGATAACACCATGACCGCCTGCACCGACAATTCTAATATCTCTTCTCACGTTAAAATTTCCTCCTATTCTACGTTGATGCAGCCATCGGGGCAAAGCATCTCACACAATTTACAACCAACACACTTTTCTGCCTTCGCCGGATAAGGTATCAGCGAACCAAAGCTCTGTCGTTCCTCCGACATAGCAAATACGCTTTTAGGACATGCTTTGATGCATATCTCACAGCCTTTGCAATAGGCTTTGTCGATGGATATCTTCATCATTCTCATACGGTCACCTTCTGCATTGTTCTAAGCTGTTCCTTCAAGTTTTTTATTTTATCGGTGTATTCCTGCCTGCCGCTGTCCGCCTTAAAGTTTCCGATGGGGATTTTCCCCTCCGGCCTTTCAAATGACCAGCTTTTGCACAGAATTGTATTATTCTTGATCGCCTCCATCATATTCCAGGGATCACGTTCCTGAAAAACACTCTTTCCTGCCTGGACTGGGCATTGAGATAGTACCTCGATAAAAGAGAAACCATTATGCAAAATCCCTTCCTTGATTGCCTTTTTCAACTGGTTTGGATGAGAAACTGTCCACCTTGAACAAAAGGTGGCTCCTGCGCTCATGGCAATACCACATCCATCGATGGGCTCATCTAAGGCCCCGAAGGGGCTGGTCTTTGTCCTTGATCCCGCAGGAGTGGTCGGTGATTTCTGACCCCCAGTCATCCCGTAAATAAAGTTATTCACCAGGACAACGGTAATATTGATGTTCCTGTTTGCGGCGTGGAGCAGATGATTTCCGCCAATGGCGAGACAATCCCCATCACCGGTAAAAACGATGATGTTTTTCTCCGGTCTGCTAAGCTTCAGCCCCTCCGCAAAGGCAATGGCTCTTCCGTGAATCGTGTGCATCACATCCATATTCAGATAGGGCGGAATCCATGACGAGCAGCCGATTCCGCTGACGCAGGCGGTATCCTCCTTAATTCCCAGTTCATCGATGGCGTGGATTGCTGCATTTAGAATGATCCCGTTTCCACAGCCCGCACAGAAAATATACGGAAGCGAATCTTTTTTGATATATTTTTCAATTAGCTGATTCATTGTTTGCTACCTTTCTCGCTCATCATTTCTCTTTCCGCGCATATTAGACTATGATCCCTTTCCTTCGTACCTGCTGGAAGGGTTCTATTCCTTGCCGTCTCTGTTACAATAATATCCAGAAGTTCTGTTGGCTGGTGGATGATGCCTCCTAATTGCGGTACCGAAATCACAGTACTTTGTTTCAGGCACCGTTCAATTTCAAGACAATATTTTCCCATATTCATTTCCGGTACAAGGATGGTTTTGATGTGACCCGCCAGTGCTTTCAGCTCTTCTTCCGGGAACGGCCATACAATATTAATTTTGATAAGCCCTGCTTTGATTCCTTTTTCCCGGGCAATTTTTACCGCACGTTTTGCAGATCTGGCGACCGTGCCATAAGCGATTACCGCTATCTCCGCATCTTCCAGAAACTCATGATCAATATCGACCAGTTCCACCTGATTCTTTCGGATTTTATCAATCAGATTTTCAACAAAAACCCCGCTTTGATCCGGGATATGTCCGATCCTTCTTCCTTTTTCATCATGCAGCTGCCCTTCCACCAATACGTTGTGCCCTTCGAAAAAATTAACCGCATAGGGAATGTTTTTTTCATTCCGCCCGAAAGGTTTGTCACAGTGTTTCACTGTTGTC
This genomic window from Clostridiales bacterium contains:
- a CDS encoding 2-oxoacid:ferredoxin oxidoreductase subunit gamma, with the protein product MPRWLHQRRIGGNFNVRRDIRIVGAGGHGVISAAIILAKVYGINESCNVSQTQSYGPEARGGACKAEVVVSDHEEIDYMKVEKADIFIAFNQLGYEQYKKQTKKDGVVLVNSSLVTVDPEDAQKVYEIPASEIADTSFKPFAVNIVMLGALTKLLPKLQYQSTRDAIRGNFNKSAADMNLAAYDAGYHYIQNEYFLKKMA
- a CDS encoding 2-oxoacid:acceptor oxidoreductase subunit alpha yields the protein MLRKIDVIKHGEKVLQGNEACAEAAIHAGCRFFAGYPITPSTEIIEYLSEALLLQEEGSFLQAEDEISAMCAVIGARWGGKKSMTATSGPGFTLKQEALGYAVETETPVVVVNVQRGGPATGQPTFSSQQDIYQAKYGSHGDYEMICLAPASVQEMYDFTIKAFNLAEQYRTPVILLADEIVGHMREKIQIPKQIEVEDRTTVKHCDKPFGRNEKNIPYAVNFFEGHNVLVEGQLHDEKGRRIGHIPDQSGVFVENLIDKIRKNQVELVDIDHEFLEDAEIAVIAYGTVARSAKRAVKIAREKGIKAGLIKINIVWPFPEEELKALAGHIKTILVPEMNMGKYCLEIERCLKQSTVISVPQLGGIIHQPTELLDIIVTETARNRTLPAGTKERDHSLICAEREMMSEKGSKQ
- a CDS encoding aldehyde dehydrogenase family protein, whose protein sequence is MTESERYIGEYLQRARAAQKEYEKYRQEQVDEVVKVIGKTVYDNAELLARIAVDETGMGIYEDKVIKNQMKAKVIWNHLKDKKSVGIIHRDEEKGITEVAKPMGVVAAITPTTNPIVTPMSNAMFALKGRNSIIITPHHRSLKASSLTAELINKNLEKINAPKNLIQVLDQQSREHTRILIECADVVIATGGMGMVKAAYRSGKPALGVGAGNVQCIIDKAIEYKDAVKKIIIGRTFDNGIICSGEQSAIIPAESYGEIIHEFIQNGAFYISDNESIEKLRDTMFVDGEMNKGVVGQSVQRIGELAGIEIPKDRTVIIVDAEGTEDILGREKMCPVLTLYRYDSFEEAVEIARANLEKDGKGHSVAIHSNQVEHIEYAAENIEVSRFVINQASATSAGGSFFNGFTPTNTLGCGSWGNNSISENLDYKHLINISRVGYYMKDNKVPTDEMLWG
- a CDS encoding 2-oxoacid:ferredoxin oxidoreductase subunit beta encodes the protein MNQLIEKYIKKDSLPYIFCAGCGNGIILNAAIHAIDELGIKEDTACVSGIGCSSWIPPYLNMDVMHTIHGRAIAFAEGLKLSRPEKNIIVFTGDGDCLAIGGNHLLHAANRNINITVVLVNNFIYGMTGGQKSPTTPAGSRTKTSPFGALDEPIDGCGIAMSAGATFCSRWTVSHPNQLKKAIKEGILHNGFSFIEVLSQCPVQAGKSVFQERDPWNMMEAIKNNTILCKSWSFERPEGKIPIGNFKADSGRQEYTDKIKNLKEQLRTMQKVTV
- a CDS encoding 4Fe-4S dicluster domain-containing protein, with the translated sequence MRMMKISIDKAYCKGCEICIKACPKSVFAMSEERQSFGSLIPYPAKAEKCVGCKLCEMLCPDGCINVE